The bacterium genome segment ATGTGCGGGGTATGGCTGTCCGCGCCGAGCGCCGTGTCCCCGGGGACGGCGAAATGCTCCTGCTGGATCTGATGTCCGATGCCGGCGCCGGGCTTGGCCCACCAAATGCCGTACTTGCGGGCGGCGGAGGCGAGGTAGACGTGGTCCTCGGTGTTCTCCTCGCTGACCTGGAGCACGTTGTGATCGCCGTAGCAGCACGCCACTTTGCAGCGGACCCGATGGAGCTGCATCGCCTCGAAGTGCATCATCGCGGCCGTGCCGGTGATGTCCTGGATGAGGATCTCGTCGATCCGGATGCCGATCTCTTCCCCCGGCACCATCCGGCCGTCCACCAGATGCGCGCCGAGAATCTTCCGCGTCACGTTGTCGCCCATGGCCCCGGCTCCTTGGTCCAGCCTCCCCTGCGGTCTCTGTTCCTATATATAGGCTATATGCCGGCGCTCTACCGCCGGAATTGGGCCGCCCGGATCAGGCTTCTCTTGCCGCGGCGATCGCGGCGCGGATGTTGGCCTCGGGCGTGTCGACGGGCATGACGCAGCCGGTGGTGACGATGTGGCCTCGCCCTCCGGTCTGCGCGATGGCGTCGCGGACCTCCGCCGCCACGTCGTCCGGCGTCCGCTTGGCCAGCGTGTTCCAGGCGTCGATGCCGCAGGCCAGGCACGCCGAGACGCGCCGGCGGGCGTCGGCGATCGTCGGGGTGGTCTCGCGCGCGTGCCAGTTGACGATCTGCACCGGGTAGTCATCGAACAGATCGAACATCACGTTCACGCCGTGGATGTGGAGCAAGACCAGCGCGGCGCCGGCTTCGTCCAGCATCCGGAGGTCGTAGGGCCGTCCGAATTCCTCGTACTCTTCGCGGGTGAGGAGATCGTGCGTCGCCATCTGGCTCGAGAAGAACACCCCGTCGGCGCCCGCCGCCAGCACGTTGCGGACGAACGCGATCTGGACGTCCGTGATGATCTCGAGCCCCTCGTGCAGGGCTTCGGGGTTCTCGCGAATGTACCGGACGGTGGCCTGCTCGCCCGCGATCGTGCGGGCGATACTGAGCGGGCTGAACACCGTCTCCAGCACGTGGACGTCGCGGCCGACCGCGTCGGCGACGAGGCGGATCGCGTGCGCCTCGCGGCCGTACACGCCGTGGCTTGTGTCGAGCCGCCGCAGTTTCCCCCAATCCGCCGCCTTCTTGATCGGACGGTCGCTGATCGTGCGCGTGCCTTCGCGGTTCGGCTTGTAACCGGCGCGGAGTCCCCAATCGTCGCCGTAGTAGCCGCTCGCCGGCGTGACCTTCAGGATGTCCGGGTCGTAGGCGCGATAGAAAGCGATGTGGGCCTCGGCGAGCCGCTCGGCCTTCTGATCCTGCTCCGGAAAATGGCGCCACAGCGCCGCCGGCACCTTGTCGGGACGCTTGCCGGCGATCGCCGAGTCGATCCGCTCGCGGTGCGTCACGCCTCCCCACCCCTTTGCCGAATGTGCCTTCCCGACGGGCCGCGCAGCATCGAGGCCACCGCGGCCACGCGGGCACGGTCCGCGTAGAACTCGCCCAACTGCTCCACCGGGATGTTGCCGCCGCTGAGGATCAGCACCACCGTCTTGCCGCGAAGCCGTTCCCCGAGGCGCAGGGCGGCCGCGGTGGAGGCCGCGCCGGCGCCTTCCGCGGTCTGGCGCACCGCTTCCCCGAGGAGCAAGACCGCGCGGCGCAGGTCCTCGTCGCTCACGAGTACGATCTCATCGAGCAGCCGGCTCAGAATCGACACCGGCAGCGCGAACGGGATACGCGTGGCGAGGCCCTCCGCGAACGTCTCCATACGGTCGAGCTGCACCATCCGGCGCTCCTTGAGGGTCCGGTAGACCGGCGGCGCGCCCTCCGCCTGGACGCCGATCACGCGGACGCGCGAAGAGAGCGTCTTGGCCGTGATGCAGTGTCCGCAGGCGCCGCTGCCGGCGCCGACCGGCGCGATGATGACGTCGGCCTCCGGCAGATCCTCCATCACTTCCAGGCTGAGGGTCCCGACGCCGGCGATCAGGAGCGGCTCGTTGGCGGAGTGGACGTACCGGTAGCCTTCCGCGGCCGCGGTTCGCTCGACCCATTCCCGGGACTCGTCGAAGTCCCGGCCGTGCAGCGCGACCTCGGCGCCGAGCGCGCGCATCGCCGCGACCTTGAGAGGATTCGCGCCTTCCGGCGCGCCGATGATCGCCGGCACGCCGAAGAGCCGCGCGGCGTACGCGATCGACTGCCCGTGGTTGCCGGTGCTCGCCGTGATGACGCCGCGCCGGCGCTCGTCCGCGGTGAGACGGCTCATGAGGTTGATCCCGCCCCGTACCTTGAACGCGCCCGTCGGCAGCACATTTTCGCACTTCACGTAGACCCGCGCGCCGAGAATGCGGTCGAGGGCCGGGGCGGGGACGAGCGGGGTCCGGTCCAGGTGCGGCGCGATCACCCGGCGCGCGACGAGGACGTCTTCGACCGTCGGGGTCGGACCGGCCCACAGGCTCTCGAGCGGGGTCGCCATGTGTGTAAGTTGGCCGCCGCGCGGGGCGGCCCCTTGGTGCCCGGACTACCCGTCCCGCGTCAAGGATGCAGGACTACCCGTCCCGCGCCAAAGATGCAGGACTACCCGCCGAACGGGAAGATCTGCGTCACGACCAGCGCCAGCGTCAGGACGATCATCAGGACCGTGGTCACCCACGCGATGACGTTGAAGGGTACCGAGTTGGTGTAGGCGCCCATCAGGCGCTTCTGGTTGACGAGCAGCAGCATGAACACGAGGATGAACGGCAGCAGGATGCCGTTCGCGACCTGCGACAGGAACAGGATCTGCAGCAGCGGGGCGTTGGGGAGCAGGACGATGATGCACGCCCCGACGATGAGCGCGATGTAGAGGCCGTAGAACACCGGGGCCTGGCGGATCGTCCGGTCGACGCCCGCCTCGAACCCGAGCGCCTCGCACACGTAGTGCGACGTCGCGAGCGGCAGCACCGACGCCGAGAACAGCGACGCGTTGATGAGCCCGAGCGCGAACAGTAACGTCGCGTACCGGCCGGCGAGCGGGGCAAGCGCAAGCGCCGCGTCCTTGACCGTCTCGACGTGGATGTGGTGCGCGAAGATCGTCGCGCCGCAGGCCACGATGATGAACCAGGCGACGATATCGGTCATCAACGAGCCGATGAACACGTCCGTCCGCGTGTACCCGTAGTCCTTGACCGTGATGCCCTTCTCAACGACGGTCGACTGCAGGTAGAACTGCATCCACGGCGCGATCGTGGTGCCGATCACGCCGACGAACATCAGGAGATACGCGGCCTGGAAGCTGAACGTGGGCACGACCGACGCGCGGAGCACGACGCCCCAGTCCGGCTTCGCGAGCACGCCCGAGATCACATAGGCGACGTAGAAGGCGCTCGCGCCGAGGAAGATGCGCTCCACCGACCGGTAGGTGCCGCGGACCACGAGCAGCCACACCGTGAGCGCGCCGATCGGCACGAACACGTACTTGGAGACGCCGAAGATCTCCCCGCCGGCGGCGAGCCCAGAGAACTCGGCGAGCGTATTGCCGAAGTCCGCCGCGAGCAGCACCAGCATGACCCAGACCGTGGTGCGGAGGCCGAACCGCTCCCGGATCAGGTCGGCGAGGCCCTTGCCGGTCACGGCGCCGAGGCGCGAGGCCATCTCCTGGATGACGTACAGCGCGATCGTCACCGGGATCATCGTCCACAAGAGCGCGTAGCCGAAATTGGCGCCGGCGAGCGAGTAGGTGGTAATGCCGCCGGCGTCGTTGTCGACGTTCTGGGTGATGATGCCGGGGCCCATGATGGCGAAGAACATCGCCAGCCGGGTCATCGCCGCGGCCCGGCCGGCCCGCCTCAGGATCGGAAGGGTGAATTTCACGCGGGCGGCTCGGGCCTGTCCGCCCCGCGCGGCGTGCCCGCGGACTCGCGCAACGCCTTGCGCCGAAGCAGGTCGACGCCGCCGCCGAGCTTCCGCGGGCCGTACGTCTCGACGAGAATGTCGATCAGGTGGTCCACCGTGACGATGCCGATGAGCCGTCCGCCCGGCTCGACGACCGGAACGGCCAGCAGGTCGTACTTGACCAGCGCGCCGGCGACGTCCTCGACGCTGGCGTCCGGCGGTACGTAGAAGACGTCGGTGCGCATGACCTGCGAGATCGGCGTTTCGGGCGGCGACACGATGAGCGACCTGATCGACAGCACGCCGACGAGCCGTTCCTGCACGTCGACGACGTAGAGGTAATAGATGGTCTCGTCGTCGGGCTTGGTCTCGCGGAGCCGCGCAAGCACCTGCTCGACCGTCATCGTCTCCGGCAGGGCGATGAACTCCGTCGTCATCTTGCCGGCGGCGGTCTCCGGCGGGTATTCCAGCAGGCGGCTGACCTCTTCGGCCTTTTCGTCCTCCATAAGCGAGATCAGCTCGTCCGCCCGGTGCTCCGGCAGCTCCCCGAGTACGTCCGCGGCTTCTTCCGGCGCCATCT includes the following:
- a CDS encoding Nramp family divalent metal transporter, which produces MKFTLPILRRAGRAAAMTRLAMFFAIMGPGIITQNVDNDAGGITTYSLAGANFGYALLWTMIPVTIALYVIQEMASRLGAVTGKGLADLIRERFGLRTTVWVMLVLLAADFGNTLAEFSGLAAGGEIFGVSKYVFVPIGALTVWLLVVRGTYRSVERIFLGASAFYVAYVISGVLAKPDWGVVLRASVVPTFSFQAAYLLMFVGVIGTTIAPWMQFYLQSTVVEKGITVKDYGYTRTDVFIGSLMTDIVAWFIIVACGATIFAHHIHVETVKDAALALAPLAGRYATLLFALGLINASLFSASVLPLATSHYVCEALGFEAGVDRTIRQAPVFYGLYIALIVGACIIVLLPNAPLLQILFLSQVANGILLPFILVFMLLLVNQKRLMGAYTNSVPFNVIAWVTTVLMIVLTLALVVTQIFPFGG
- a CDS encoding uroporphyrinogen decarboxylase family protein; its protein translation is MTHRERIDSAIAGKRPDKVPAALWRHFPEQDQKAERLAEAHIAFYRAYDPDILKVTPASGYYGDDWGLRAGYKPNREGTRTISDRPIKKAADWGKLRRLDTSHGVYGREAHAIRLVADAVGRDVHVLETVFSPLSIARTIAGEQATVRYIRENPEALHEGLEIITDVQIAFVRNVLAAGADGVFFSSQMATHDLLTREEYEEFGRPYDLRMLDEAGAALVLLHIHGVNVMFDLFDDYPVQIVNWHARETTPTIADARRRVSACLACGIDAWNTLAKRTPDDVAAEVRDAIAQTGGRGHIVTTGCVMPVDTPEANIRAAIAAAREA
- a CDS encoding threonine/serine dehydratase, which encodes MATPLESLWAGPTPTVEDVLVARRVIAPHLDRTPLVPAPALDRILGARVYVKCENVLPTGAFKVRGGINLMSRLTADERRRGVITASTGNHGQSIAYAARLFGVPAIIGAPEGANPLKVAAMRALGAEVALHGRDFDESREWVERTAAAEGYRYVHSANEPLLIAGVGTLSLEVMEDLPEADVIIAPVGAGSGACGHCITAKTLSSRVRVIGVQAEGAPPVYRTLKERRMVQLDRMETFAEGLATRIPFALPVSILSRLLDEIVLVSDEDLRRAVLLLGEAVRQTAEGAGAASTAAALRLGERLRGKTVVLILSGGNIPVEQLGEFYADRARVAAVASMLRGPSGRHIRQRGGEA